Genomic DNA from Jonesia denitrificans DSM 20603:
TACGCCCCGATGGGCACAACGGAGAAACCCGTGGGTGTGTTGGTGTTGCTCCGCAAAGTGGGTGAAGAATCGTTTATCACCAAGGATTTGGAGCGGGCTTCGTCGTTCGCAGACCAGGCTGCTCTTGCCCTTGTTCTCTCGGAAGCACGTCAGGCGCAGGATTTGTCGAAACTTGTTGAGGAACGTGAGCGGATCGCCAGGGACTTGCATGACCTTGCAATCCAACAGTTGTTTGCCACCGGTATGCAACTTGAGGTGGTACGCCGCCGTGCTGCTCGTGGTTTAGATAAGGCTGGGCTGATTGCGATCCTTGATGAAGCCCTCGACAATGTTGACAACTCGGTGCGTGAGATTCGTTCCATTGTGCATTCGTTGCGTGACCCTGACGCGGCAACAGGCATTGTGGAACGGTTGCGGCGTGAGTCGGCGCTTGCCCGTACCGGCCTAGGATTTGCGCCGTCGCTGGTGATTTCTCTTGATGGGCAAGACCTTGGCGCATTGGATGAGGCTGAGGACACGATTGACTCGATGATTTCGAAGTCGTTGTCCGATGACATCCTCGCGGTTGTGCGTGAGGGACTTGCTAATTCGGCCCGTCACGCACAAGCTCAGTCTGTGGCGGTTCGGGTGTCCTTCCATTCCTCGCCTGCACCAGGGGAACCTGGCCGGGTTGATATTGAGGTGGAAGATGACGGCATCGGGCTGAAAGACGTGTCTGGGCGCAAATCAGGGACGTGGAACCTGGCTGCACGTGCTCGCCAACACGGTGGTGCGTACGCTCTCGATAACTCCCCTACGGGCCGTGGCGCGTTACTGACCTGGACCGCCCCGATTAGCGGTGTTCAGGCCATATCACCCACCACGGTCCCGTAAGGCCGCGACCTATTTGCCTGGTTCTGACCAGGCGTGGTGTTTACGGGCAGCAACCCACGCTGCGACTTGGGTTCGGCGCTGCCACCCCATTTTTGCCAGCAAGCTCGTGATGTGGTTTTTCACGGTTTTTTCCGCGATGGACAACCGTTCGGCAATTTCACGGTTGGAGAGCCCTTCACCAATGAGTTCAACGACACGTAACTCTGATGGGGTGAGATCCTCGGTGGGGTCATCGTGTTCTTTGCGGCGGCGAGTCACGGTTCGCTCGTCAAGCAGGACACGGCCTGCTGCGACAGCGCGGACCACCTCGGCGATCTCAGCTCCTCGCACTGACTTCAACACGTAGGCGGCGGCCCCCACATCGAGAGCGGCGGCGAGCGCGGAGTCGTCGTCAAAGCTGGTTAACACGATTGCACGGATCTCGGGTTTTGATTGCCGGAGTGTGCGCATCATGTCGATGCCGGTTCCGTCAGGAAGTTGGAGGTCAACAAGCATAACCTGCGGGTTGACTAGTTCGGCGCGTCGGATTCCTTCCGCGACGCTGCCTGCTTCGGCAACCACGCCCATCCCTTCGGTGCGGTCAATCACCTCAGCGATTCCGCGACGGACGACTTCATGGTCGTCAACGATCATGACTCTGATGTCTGCGGCTTGGCCGCTTGCTGTGCTCTCCACACGGTCATTCTACGCATTGGGGCGCGCTTTTCCTTCGAGTTGTCCGGTGTTTCGGTCTTGCAGTGGACCTGCACGACCGCTGGGTGCCAGATAGCCTGGTGGCGTGAAGATTTTGGTGCCCAGCACAGTTCATGATGAGATTCGGGTTCCACCTGGGGTGACGGTGGCCCGATACGACCCGCGTGTGGAGGTTCCCGCTGAGCACCATGACACACAGGTTCTTGTTGCGTGGGGGAATTCTCGGAAAAATTTGGCCGGGTGCGCCCGCGACTTGGCGAACCTCCGATGGGTGGCTGCGCTGTCAGCAGGAGTGGACGGGGTTATTCACGCCGGTTTTGCCCCTCATGTGATGATCACGAGCGGGCGTGGGTTACATGATCGGCCAGTGGCTGAACACACGCTCATGATGATTCTTGCGGCGGTGCGCCGGTTTGATCTGATGCATGAGGCGCGGTGTGATCACCGGTGGGATCTTTCCCTTGGTGGCGTGCAGCACCCTGGTTTGTTAACGGACCGCACACCCGGTGATGGCGGGCTCCCCGGCTTAGGCACCATTGATGGAGCAAACATCATGATTTGGGGGTTTGGGTCTATTGGGCAAACGTTGGCCTCTTACGTCACAATGCTGGGTGCGCGGGTACTCCCGGTTGCGCGCAGTGAAGGGGACCGAGCAGGCTTCCACACCATGACCCCTGACCACATGGGTGAGGTGCTGCCCGTCACGGACATCCTTGTCTCCGTGTTGCCGGCAACCGCTGACACTTTAGGGGTAGCAAACCGTCAAATTTTCGATGCGCTCCCCACCCACGCGTGGTTCGTGAACGTGGGCCGTGGCAGCGTTGTCAACGAGGACGACCTAGTTGCCGCATTACATTCAGGCTCCCTTGGTGGAGCAGCCCTGGATGTCACCGACCGTGAACCACTCCCAGACTCTTCCCCATTATGGGACGCCCCCAACCTGATCCTTACCCCGCACGCTGCAGGTGGACGCCCAGAAGGGGCTGGTGAGTTCCTGTCCACAAACATTGAGGTATTCCATGCAGGCGGCACCCCCGCCAACCTCGTCACCTAGACGCCCTTATTTCCCTGGGACACCAACCTTACTTCCATGAACGTTGCCATCCGCCCCGGTATGACCGCTCGTGACCGGTTCGTCAAACACCACCAGGGCGTTGAAGACCAGGGCACCGAGGTGATCCACCGGCAGTTTGCCTCAGTAGTGGTAGCGGGCCTGCAGGATCACGAGATCGTCGCCGTCGACGAGATAGACGAGCCTGTGCTCCTCATTGATCCGCCGGGACCACGAGCCCTGCACGCCGTACTTCAGCTGCTCAGGCTTGCCAATGCCCTCGAACGGCTCGCGCAGGCAGGCGTCAATGAGCAGGTTGATCCGCTTGAGGACCCTCCGGTCGGCCGTCTGCCAGTGCTTGTAGTCCTCCCAGGCGGCCTCGTCCCAAACCAGCCGCACTCAGATGCCCCGAGGCTGATCTGCGGGCTCGTCGGAGCGGTCGAGTTCGTGAGCCTGCACCTTCCCGGCGCGGGCGCGGTCGTAGGCGTCGAGCAGCCTGCGCGCGTTCGCCGGCGAGCGGAACAGGTAGGCGGTCTCCTGCCAGGCGGCGTACTCGTCGGCCGGCATGAGCACCGCGTTGCCCTTGCGGGAGACGATCTCGATAGCTTCGTGATCCTGGTTCACGCGCTCGATGAGCGGAAACAGCGTCTTGCGGGCCTCGCTCGCGCTGATGGACATGGCGGTCTCCTTCACTCACTTGGCTGGTACAGATTTATGGTACCACTCAGCACTTGCGGCGCTCAGATTCGACGATCAAGACACACACCGATGCGGAACCTCATCACAGGGAAAACCTCCGTTTCATTCAGGTGCTCTTGGTGGAGCAGCCGTGGATGTCACCGACCGTGAACCACTCCCAGACTCTTCCCCATTATGGGACGCCCCCAACCTGATCCTTACCCCGCACGCCCTTGTTTCCCTGGGGCACGTAGGATCACTGCATGACCAGTGCTGCCCCTACAGTTCACCTGATGACTCCGCGTTTGATTCTGCGCGAGCTCACTGAAGAAGACCTTCCCAGCCTGTCTACTCTCCTCCAGGACGAACAGACAATGCACGCCTACGAGGGTGCGTTCAGCAACGACATGGTTCATGCATGGTTCTGCCGGATGCTCGAGCGGTATGACTCTGACGGGTATGGGTTATGGGCTGCCATCAACCGTGACACTGGTGTGATGATCGGGCAGTGTGGACTGACCCGGCAAACAATACTCGACCGCGATGTGATTGAGGTGGGATACCTGTTTCATCACGCTCACTGGCATCAAGGGTTCGCCGTTGAGGCTGCGTCCGCATGCAGAGACTATGCGTTTCACCACGTCAACGAGCACAAGGTGTGGGCTCAGGTGCGGGACACCAACATTGCCTCCATGAACGTTGCGATCCGCCTCGGTATGACCGTTCGTGGCCGGTTCGTCAAACACTACCGGGGTGTTGACATGCCACACCTAGCGTTCGCAATCAACAATCCACGGTTCACTCAGAATGCGTAACAACCAGGTATTACCCCGTACGCAGTGACCGTTTCCGTTGGCACCGCGGACACCAGAATGAAGACCGGTTCATGAACGCTGAGCGGCGGATAGGGGTAGCACACCGCCTGCATGGCTCACCCTCACGCCCATACACGTTCAACGACCGGTCAAAATACCCCGACTGTCCGTTAACGTTGACATACAAGTCATCAAAGCTGGTGCCGCCCTGCACCAACGCTTCACCCATCACCTCACCCAGGTGAGTAAGAAGACGCCGCCACGCGGTGCGGGTCACCGCGTTCGCGGCGCTCTCTCCATGAATACGCGCCCGCCACAACCCCTCATCAGCGTAAATGTTGCCCACACCAGACATCACAGACTGGTCAAGCAGAAGCCGTTTCACCGCAACCTTCGACCCCACACACCGGTCAAGGAGAGCCTCCCACTGCACAGACCCCACCGCCAACACCGGGTCAAGAAGATCACGGGCGATATGCTCCGCCAACGAAGGGACAACAGCACGTTCGCTACCCCGCCCACCAGGACGCGCATCGGCAGTAGCAACAGTAGGTGACAACGCTAAATACCCGAACGTGCGCTGGTCCACAAAATCAACGACGCCTTCTCTACCGTCCGCTGTGTGCGTCCACAAACGCACCCGCACATGCGGGTGGCGCGGTTCCGCGTCCTGAGCTTCCTTAATGAGCAATTGCCCGCTCATCCCCAAATGGGCGACCAACACCTCACCAGGCTCATCAAACTCACACCACAAGAACTTCCCACGACGCGCCCACCCGCGCATCACCCGGCCAGAAAGCCGCGCACTAAAATCGTGGGGACCACCCTCATGGCGGCGCACCGAATACTCACGGAACACCTCAACACCAGTGACCTGGTGACCCAGCACATGACGAGCTAACCCATCACGCACAGTTTCCACCTCAGGTAACTCCGGCACCCCAGGTCACTTCCCCTGAGCGGCGTCTCGTTCCGCAACAAGCACGTCATAGCTACGGTGCGCAGCCTGCTGCTCCGCAAGTTTCTTTGACGTGCCTTCACCGGAACCATAACGACGGTCCTCAATCACCACAGTGGAGGTAAAAACGCGCGCATGATCAGGGCCCTGCGACGTGAAATCGTACGTCGGTTGCGGGTACCCTAGCTGGGCACACAACTCCTGGATCGCTGTTTTCCAATCCAAACCAGCACCCATTGTCGCGGCCTCACGCATGGTCTCCCCCAGCAACCGGTGCACAAACTCCCGGGCAGTTTCCAACCCATGAGTGACATACACAGCGCCAATGATCGCTTCCACCGTGTCCGACAAAATAGAGTCCTTGTCCGCACCACCAGTACGAGACTCCCCCTTGCCCAGCAAAATATACGACCCCAAATTCAAGGTCCGCGCCGCCTGAGCCAACGGCCGCTGCGACACCGTTGCCGCACGCATCCGCGCCAAATCACCCTCAGGTCGGTCCGGGTGACCACGGAACAACGCTTCCGCACTCACCAGTCCAAGAACCGCATCGCCAAGAAACTCAAGCCGCTCATTCGTGGGGATCCCCCCCGCCTCATGAGCAAAGGATCGGTGCGTCAACGCGAGAACAAGAAGCTCGGGATCCAGATGGATCCCGAGCTTCGAGAGAAGTTCTGACGCCGGCGCGGCCTGTTTGTCTTTCGCAGAAGCCACCGGAGTACCCTTCATCAGGTCAGTGAGGAAAAACCCATCACTCAGCGTGCACGGAACGCAGCGCCTCAGCGTACTGACGCCCGTTGTAGGACCCGCACGTTGGGCACGCAGTGTGCGGCAACTTTGCGGCCTTGCACTGCGGGCAAGTGGCGAGGTTCGCTGCGGTTGCCTTCCACTGCGAACGGCGCGCACGGGTGTTGGCGCGCGACATCTTGCGCTTTGGAACAGCCACGGCTAGCTCTCTTTCGTCTCGTTGAACAAGGTATGTAACGCCGACCAGCGAGGGTCAACATTGTCATGATAGTGGTCATCGTCATCTGCCAGACGCGCTCCGCATTCGGAACACAAACCACGGCAGTCCGGTGAACACAACGGTTGAAATGGTAGTTCAAAGACGACGGAATCGCGAAGAACTTGCTCCAGATCGATTTCATCGTCCTCGAGGACTACAACATCATCGTCCTCGTCTCCCTCGTCACTCATGAGACGTGCACGCTCAGGGTAGAAGAACAGTTCATGGAACGTGACATCAACAGGTGACGTCACAGGTTCCAAGCACCGAACACACTCCCCGCGGGCAGTACCGCGAATGGTTCCGGACACAAGAACACCTTCAACAACCGACTCAGCGCGAACAGACACGTCAAGTGGGTCGCCTTCAGGAATGCTCAGGACA
This window encodes:
- a CDS encoding GAF domain-containing sensor histidine kinase, whose product is MLPSEADAIEREKWLSAGSEITTMLLQGSPEEDVLEHIVTVARDIADAETAGLVLPGLRGELVMEIVHGWNAHELLGLVMPREGLSWTALRTGKAKIIPSLAKARNLSHPEMRKFGPALYAPMGTTEKPVGVLVLLRKVGEESFITKDLERASSFADQAALALVLSEARQAQDLSKLVEERERIARDLHDLAIQQLFATGMQLEVVRRRAARGLDKAGLIAILDEALDNVDNSVREIRSIVHSLRDPDAATGIVERLRRESALARTGLGFAPSLVISLDGQDLGALDEAEDTIDSMISKSLSDDILAVVREGLANSARHAQAQSVAVRVSFHSSPAPGEPGRVDIEVEDDGIGLKDVSGRKSGTWNLAARARQHGGAYALDNSPTGRGALLTWTAPISGVQAISPTTVP
- a CDS encoding response regulator, with the protein product MIVDDHEVVRRGIAEVIDRTEGMGVVAEAGSVAEGIRRAELVNPQVMLVDLQLPDGTGIDMMRTLRQSKPEIRAIVLTSFDDDSALAAALDVGAAAYVLKSVRGAEIAEVVRAVAAGRVLLDERTVTRRRKEHDDPTEDLTPSELRVVELIGEGLSNREIAERLSIAEKTVKNHITSLLAKMGWQRRTQVAAWVAARKHHAWSEPGK
- a CDS encoding phosphoglycerate dehydrogenase encodes the protein MKILVPSTVHDEIRVPPGVTVARYDPRVEVPAEHHDTQVLVAWGNSRKNLAGCARDLANLRWVAALSAGVDGVIHAGFAPHVMITSGRGLHDRPVAEHTLMMILAAVRRFDLMHEARCDHRWDLSLGGVQHPGLLTDRTPGDGGLPGLGTIDGANIMIWGFGSIGQTLASYVTMLGARVLPVARSEGDRAGFHTMTPDHMGEVLPVTDILVSVLPATADTLGVANRQIFDALPTHAWFVNVGRGSVVNEDDLVAALHSGSLGGAALDVTDREPLPDSSPLWDAPNLILTPHAAGGRPEGAGEFLSTNIEVFHAGGTPANLVT
- a CDS encoding Txe/YoeB family addiction module toxin, which encodes MRLVWDEAAWEDYKHWQTADRRVLKRINLLIDACLREPFEGIGKPEQLKYGVQGSWSRRINEEHRLVYLVDGDDLVILQARYHY
- a CDS encoding type II toxin-antitoxin system Phd/YefM family antitoxin, yielding MSISASEARKTLFPLIERVNQDHEAIEIVSRKGNAVLMPADEYAAWQETAYLFRSPANARRLLDAYDRARAGKVQAHELDRSDEPADQPRGI
- a CDS encoding NAD(P)-dependent oxidoreductase, whose product is MAVSFTHLAGTDLWYHSALAALRFDDQDTHRCGTSSQGKPPFHSGALGGAAVDVTDREPLPDSSPLWDAPNLILTPHALVSLGHVGSLHDQCCPYSSPDDSAFDSARAH
- a CDS encoding GNAT family N-acetyltransferase, with the translated sequence MTPRLILRELTEEDLPSLSTLLQDEQTMHAYEGAFSNDMVHAWFCRMLERYDSDGYGLWAAINRDTGVMIGQCGLTRQTILDRDVIEVGYLFHHAHWHQGFAVEAASACRDYAFHHVNEHKVWAQVRDTNIASMNVAIRLGMTVRGRFVKHYRGVDMPHLAFAINNPRFTQNA
- the mutM gene encoding bifunctional DNA-formamidopyrimidine glycosylase/DNA-(apurinic or apyrimidinic site) lyase; the protein is MPELPEVETVRDGLARHVLGHQVTGVEVFREYSVRRHEGGPHDFSARLSGRVMRGWARRGKFLWCEFDEPGEVLVAHLGMSGQLLIKEAQDAEPRHPHVRVRLWTHTADGREGVVDFVDQRTFGYLALSPTVATADARPGGRGSERAVVPSLAEHIARDLLDPVLAVGSVQWEALLDRCVGSKVAVKRLLLDQSVMSGVGNIYADEGLWRARIHGESAANAVTRTAWRRLLTHLGEVMGEALVQGGTSFDDLYVNVNGQSGYFDRSLNVYGREGEPCRRCATPIRRSAFMNRSSFWCPRCQRKRSLRTG
- the rnc gene encoding ribonuclease III, with the protein product MKGTPVASAKDKQAAPASELLSKLGIHLDPELLVLALTHRSFAHEAGGIPTNERLEFLGDAVLGLVSAEALFRGHPDRPEGDLARMRAATVSQRPLAQAARTLNLGSYILLGKGESRTGGADKDSILSDTVEAIIGAVYVTHGLETAREFVHRLLGETMREAATMGAGLDWKTAIQELCAQLGYPQPTYDFTSQGPDHARVFTSTVVIEDRRYGSGEGTSKKLAEQQAAHRSYDVLVAERDAAQGK
- the rpmF gene encoding 50S ribosomal protein L32; translation: MAVPKRKMSRANTRARRSQWKATAANLATCPQCKAAKLPHTACPTCGSYNGRQYAEALRSVHAE
- a CDS encoding YceD family protein, with translation MLDVLELSRRPGSMREYDLDLHAPADFGTPVLSIPEGDPLDVSVRAESVVEGVLVSGTIRGTARGECVRCLEPVTSPVDVTFHELFFYPERARLMSDEGDEDDDVVVLEDDEIDLEQVLRDSVVFELPFQPLCSPDCRGLCSECGARLADDDDHYHDNVDPRWSALHTLFNETKES